The following proteins come from a genomic window of Mammaliicoccus sp. Marseille-Q6498:
- the hrcA gene encoding heat-inducible transcriptional repressor HrcA: MITERQLQILNVIVEDYVELGQPIGSKSIIERHQLPISPATVRNEMKQLEELDLLEKTHSSSGRIPSEKGIRHYVNHLLKSENDDKKSVNWFNQFHDENQYDVNAMLKWLALEISNRSHYTTVVLGPNKFSRHIFEIHFVRVNATHLMSVIVFTDGYVEKVHMQISESVMSEQIEKLMNYLNQHFKQKTLTTMINTLESLTLSFIDHHFISNFKNALLTQINDQNEEMFLGGKMHLIEALDVTNVSMIQSILKYLESERIAQFLNETANDSISVNIGHEINQDLEGISIVSTNYEISGDISGHLAVIGPTAMHYNKVIQLLNHF, translated from the coding sequence ATGATTACTGAGAGACAATTGCAAATTTTAAATGTAATTGTTGAGGATTATGTTGAGTTAGGACAGCCAATTGGTTCTAAGTCGATTATAGAAAGGCATCAATTGCCAATTAGTCCTGCTACAGTCAGAAATGAGATGAAGCAACTAGAAGAGCTAGACCTTTTAGAGAAGACGCATTCGTCATCAGGACGTATCCCGTCTGAAAAGGGAATAAGGCATTATGTTAATCATTTGTTGAAATCTGAAAATGACGACAAGAAGAGCGTGAATTGGTTCAATCAATTTCATGATGAAAATCAATATGATGTCAATGCTATGCTGAAATGGTTAGCGTTAGAAATATCAAATCGTTCTCATTATACAACTGTTGTTTTAGGACCAAATAAATTTTCAAGACATATTTTTGAAATTCATTTTGTTCGAGTTAATGCTACACATCTAATGAGTGTCATTGTATTTACAGATGGGTATGTTGAGAAAGTTCATATGCAGATTTCTGAATCTGTTATGTCTGAGCAAATAGAGAAATTAATGAACTATTTAAATCAACATTTTAAGCAAAAAACTTTAACTACAATGATAAACACGTTAGAATCATTAACGTTGTCATTCATTGATCATCATTTTATTTCAAATTTTAAAAATGCATTATTAACACAAATTAATGATCAAAATGAAGAAATGTTTTTAGGTGGAAAGATGCACCTAATTGAAGCATTAGACGTTACAAATGTGAGTATGATACAGTCAATACTTAAATATTTAGAGTCAGAACGTATTGCTCAATTTTTAAATGAAACTGCTAATGATTCTATTAGCGTAAACATTGGACATGAAATTAATCAAGATTTAGAAGGTATCTCAATCGTGAGTACGAATTATGAAATTTCAGGTGATATTAGCGGACATTTAGCCGTTATCGGTCCAACTGCAATGCATTATAACAAAGTGATTCAACTGTTGAATCATTTTTAA
- the lepA gene encoding translation elongation factor 4 has translation MDRTKRLERQNKIRNFSIIAHIDHGKSTLADRILENTKSVETRDMKAQLLDSMDLERERGITIKLNAVQLNYTAKDGETYILHLIDTPGHVDFTYEVSRSLAACEGAILVVDAAQGIEAQTLANVYLALDNDLELIPVVNKIDLPAAEPERVKQEIEDVIGLDASDAVLASAKANIGIEDILEKVVEMVPPPEGDPDNPLQALIFDSSFDAYRGVISSIRVVEGTVKAGDKIKMMSSGKIFEVAEVGINTPKQLPVKSLSVGDVGYIIASIKNVGDSNVGDTITLADRPAEKPLKGYKKMNPMVFCGLYPIDNSKYNDLREALEKLQLNDASLEFEAETSQALGFGFRTGFLGLLHMEIIQERIEREFNIELIATAPSVIYECELTDGEKLQIDNPSQFPDPQKINTIYEPYVKATMMVPSDYVGAVMELCQKKRGNFKTMDYLDDIRVNIIYEIPLSEVVFDFFDQLKSNTKGYASFDYELIGYQESQLVKMDILLNGDTVDALSFIVHKDFAYDRGKAIVEKLKALIPRQQFEVPVQAAIGNKIVARTNIKSMGKNVLAKCYGGDISRKRKLLEKQKAGKAKMKSVGNVEIPQDAFLAVLKMDED, from the coding sequence ATGGACAGAACTAAACGCCTAGAGCGCCAAAACAAAATAAGAAATTTTTCAATTATTGCTCATATTGACCACGGAAAATCAACGTTAGCAGATAGAATTTTAGAAAACACGAAAAGTGTCGAAACAAGAGATATGAAAGCACAATTGCTTGATTCAATGGATTTAGAAAGAGAACGTGGCATAACGATTAAATTAAATGCTGTTCAATTGAATTATACAGCGAAAGATGGGGAAACTTACATTCTACATCTAATTGATACACCTGGACATGTCGATTTTACATATGAAGTTTCACGATCATTAGCAGCTTGTGAAGGTGCAATATTAGTAGTTGACGCTGCACAAGGTATTGAAGCACAAACGTTAGCAAATGTATATTTAGCATTAGATAATGATTTAGAATTAATACCTGTAGTAAATAAAATTGATTTACCAGCAGCTGAACCAGAACGTGTTAAACAAGAAATAGAAGATGTAATTGGATTAGATGCGAGTGATGCTGTACTTGCTAGTGCTAAAGCGAATATTGGTATTGAAGATATATTAGAAAAAGTAGTAGAAATGGTTCCACCTCCTGAAGGTGACCCTGACAATCCATTACAAGCGTTAATTTTTGACTCTTCATTTGACGCATATAGAGGTGTTATTTCTTCTATAAGAGTTGTTGAAGGTACAGTTAAAGCAGGAGACAAAATAAAAATGATGTCTTCAGGAAAAATATTTGAAGTTGCAGAAGTTGGAATAAACACACCTAAACAATTACCAGTTAAGTCATTATCTGTCGGTGATGTTGGATATATTATCGCTTCGATTAAAAATGTTGGAGATTCTAACGTAGGGGACACAATTACTTTAGCTGATAGACCAGCTGAGAAACCTTTAAAAGGCTATAAAAAGATGAACCCAATGGTATTCTGTGGTTTATATCCTATAGACAACAGTAAATATAATGATTTAAGAGAAGCACTTGAAAAGCTTCAATTAAATGATGCTTCCTTAGAATTTGAAGCAGAAACTTCTCAAGCTTTAGGTTTCGGTTTCAGAACTGGATTTTTAGGATTATTGCATATGGAAATTATTCAAGAAAGAATCGAAAGAGAATTTAATATTGAATTAATTGCTACTGCACCATCTGTTATTTATGAATGTGAATTGACTGACGGAGAAAAATTACAAATTGATAATCCATCACAATTCCCAGATCCTCAAAAAATAAATACTATCTATGAACCTTACGTAAAAGCAACGATGATGGTACCAAGTGATTATGTTGGTGCCGTAATGGAATTATGTCAGAAGAAACGTGGTAATTTTAAAACAATGGATTATTTAGATGACATCCGCGTAAATATTATTTATGAAATTCCATTATCAGAAGTTGTATTTGATTTCTTCGACCAATTAAAATCTAATACAAAAGGTTATGCATCTTTTGATTATGAATTAATCGGCTATCAAGAAAGTCAACTCGTTAAAATGGATATTTTATTAAATGGAGATACAGTAGATGCGCTAAGCTTTATTGTTCATAAAGACTTTGCATATGATCGTGGTAAAGCAATTGTAGAAAAATTAAAAGCATTAATACCGAGACAACAATTTGAAGTGCCAGTTCAAGCAGCAATTGGTAATAAAATAGTAGCACGTACAAATATCAAATCAATGGGTAAAAACGTTTTAGCAAAATGTTACGGTGGTGACATCAGTCGTAAACGTAAATTACTTGAAAAACAAAAAGCAGGTAAAGCAAAAATGAAATCTGTAGGTAATGTAGAAATACCACAAGATGCATTTTTAGCAGTACTTAAAATGGATGAAGACTAA
- the hemW gene encoding radical SAM family heme chaperone HemW: MAKSVYIHIPFCVRICTYCDFNKFYIANQPVDEYLDCLIKEMSTRQDKVVETIFVGGGTPTALSEAQLEKLLISINELFTVTKEYTFEANPDELTEAKIKLLKDYGVNRLSLGVQTFDDELLKVLGRTHHSEDIEKAVNLTRKYKFDSVSLDLMFHLPGQTLKQFDESLDKALALDVDHISSYALILEPKTQFYNLYRKGKLKLPNEDLGEEMYQHLKKKLSDSNLNQYEISNFSKVGHESLHNKVYWKNEEYYGFGAGAHGYINGIRYSNINPVNQYIKKLSNDELPILQSTEVTLKEQMEEEMFLGLRMAKGVSKSKFNLKFHQTINDVFGEKVNLLIRDGLLVDEDDFLYLSNRGQIIGNEVFEQFLLS; this comes from the coding sequence ATGGCTAAAAGCGTATATATTCATATACCTTTCTGCGTAAGAATTTGTACGTATTGTGATTTTAATAAGTTTTATATAGCCAATCAACCTGTTGATGAATATTTAGATTGTTTAATAAAAGAAATGTCGACTCGTCAAGATAAAGTAGTCGAAACAATTTTTGTAGGCGGAGGTACGCCAACAGCTCTTTCAGAAGCTCAATTAGAAAAATTGCTCATTTCTATTAATGAATTGTTCACAGTTACAAAAGAATATACTTTTGAAGCTAACCCGGATGAATTAACAGAAGCTAAAATAAAATTATTAAAAGACTACGGTGTAAATAGATTGTCTTTAGGTGTTCAGACTTTTGATGATGAATTATTAAAAGTTTTAGGTCGTACACATCATAGCGAAGATATAGAAAAAGCCGTGAATTTAACGAGAAAATACAAATTTGATTCAGTAAGTTTAGATTTAATGTTTCATTTACCAGGACAAACTTTAAAACAATTCGACGAGTCATTAGATAAAGCTTTAGCGTTAGATGTTGATCATATTTCAAGTTATGCGCTTATATTAGAACCTAAAACACAATTTTATAATTTGTATAGAAAAGGTAAATTAAAATTACCAAATGAAGATTTAGGCGAGGAAATGTACCAACATCTTAAAAAGAAACTTTCAGACTCAAACTTAAATCAATATGAAATATCTAACTTTTCAAAAGTCGGTCATGAATCACTGCATAATAAAGTTTATTGGAAAAATGAAGAATACTATGGTTTTGGTGCTGGCGCGCACGGTTATATAAACGGAATAAGATATAGTAATATTAATCCAGTAAACCAATATATTAAAAAACTATCTAACGACGAGCTTCCGATTTTACAAAGTACTGAAGTAACTTTGAAAGAACAAATGGAAGAAGAAATGTTTTTAGGCTTAAGAATGGCAAAAGGTGTATCAAAATCGAAATTTAATTTAAAATTTCACCAAACAATAAATGATGTATTTGGTGAAAAGGTCAATTTATTAATTCGTGATGGATTATTAGTAGATGAAGATGACTTTTTATATTTAAGTAATCGTGGTCAAATCATTGGTAACGAAGTGTTTGAACAATTTTTATTAAGCTAA